A genomic stretch from Nilaparvata lugens isolate BPH chromosome 8, ASM1435652v1, whole genome shotgun sequence includes:
- the LOC120352661 gene encoding uncharacterized protein LOC120352661 isoform X1, with translation MLSLVLAIDTCFNIYLMMQANNPKIFMTYAASCFCNNILMLLCYYSGQRISNQNEILRRCLANLPWMDKPQWFKQSMLIMMARATVDIEINPYGVFVLNLNSFKDLMKAAFSFGNILYRRKKID, from the exons ATGTTAAGTCTCGTACTTGCCATTGATACTTGCTTCAACATCTATCTGATGATGCAG GCAAATAATCCAAAGATTTTCATGACTTATGCTGCATCGTGTTTCTGCAACAATATACTGATGCTCCTCTGCTACTACAGTGGTCAACGCATTTCTAACCAG AATGAAATATTGCGTAGATGTCTTGCAAATCTTCCCTGGATGGATAAGCCGCAATGGTTCAAGCAGAGCATGCTTATAATGATGGCCAGAGCAACGGTCGACATTGAAATCAATCCTTATGGAGTTTTTGTACTCAACCTCAACTCCTTCAAAGAT TTGATGAAAGCTGCTTTCTCATTTGGGAACATTTTGTACAGGAGGAAGAAAATAGACTAA
- the LOC120352661 gene encoding uncharacterized protein LOC120352661 isoform X2, whose amino-acid sequence MTYAASCFCNNILMLLCYYSGQRISNQNEILRRCLANLPWMDKPQWFKQSMLIMMARATVDIEINPYGVFVLNLNSFKDLMKAAFSFGNILYRRKKID is encoded by the exons ATGACTTATGCTGCATCGTGTTTCTGCAACAATATACTGATGCTCCTCTGCTACTACAGTGGTCAACGCATTTCTAACCAG AATGAAATATTGCGTAGATGTCTTGCAAATCTTCCCTGGATGGATAAGCCGCAATGGTTCAAGCAGAGCATGCTTATAATGATGGCCAGAGCAACGGTCGACATTGAAATCAATCCTTATGGAGTTTTTGTACTCAACCTCAACTCCTTCAAAGAT TTGATGAAAGCTGCTTTCTCATTTGGGAACATTTTGTACAGGAGGAAGAAAATAGACTAA